The DNA window AAGGGCTGGGTCGAGAGCCGGTTCGGCCTGCTGCCGACCTTCCATGGCGAGCCGATCCGCCGCTTCGCCTCCGACGCCTGGGCGGCCTATGGCGAGCAGAAACAGTCGACCCGCTTCCACAACAACAACATCCACCTGCAACTCGACCTGCTTTACGAGTTCTGCCAATGGACCATCCGCCGCGGCTGGCCGGATGCGCCGATGCCCAACTGGGCCTCGCATATCCGGCTGTACCGTGGCGTCAACGATTTCGCGGAACACCACATCGTCGCCCGGCCGGACAAACGCACGGCGGTGCTGCGGCTGAACAACCTGTGTTCCTTTTCCATCGACCGCGACATCGCCGGCCAGTTCGGCGACCATATCCTCGATGCCTGGGTGCCGCTGCCCAAGGTCGTCTTCTTCCGCGACATTCTGCCGCGCTACCCTTTCCAGGGCGAAGGGGAGTATCTGGTGGTCGGCGGGGATTATCGGGTGGGTGTGTCGCTTCTCTGACAACCTCACGTCCGGCGGCGGCCTGTTGGCCGGCTGCGGGGCGCACCAGGAAAGGGCGGGCATTTCGCCCCATGGCATGACCGATCCCAAGATTCTGACGCCCGAGATCCGATCCGCCGAGATCCGATCCCCCGAGATTCGATCCAGGGCACTCGGCGCCTATCTCGGCCTCGCCTGCGGCGACGCGCTGGGGGCGACCGTGGAGTTCCTGACCAAGGGCGAGATCGCCCACCAATATGGCGTTCACAAGCACATCAAGGGCGGCGGCTGGCTGAAGCTGACTGCCGGGCAGGTGACCGACGACACCGAGATGTCGCTGCATCTCGGCCGCGCCATCCTGTCGGGGCCGGAGTGGGACGCCCGCCGCGCGGCGGAGGAGTTCGCGATCTGGCTGAAATCGGTGCCTGTCGATGTCGGCGATACGACGCGCCGCGGCATCCGCCGCTTCATCATGCACGGCACGCTGGAGGAGCCGGAGTCGGAATACCATGCCGGCAACGGCGCGGCGATGCGCAACCTGCCGGTGGCGCTGGCGACGCTGGGCGACGATGCGGCCTTCGAACGCTGGTCGGTGGAACAGTCGCACATCACCCACTGCAACCAGCTGTCGGATTCCGCGGTGATCGCGCTGGGCCGGATGGTGCGCCGGCTGGTGCTGGGCGGCGGCATCGTCGCCGCGCGGGAGGAGGCGAACGCCCTGATCGCGAAACACCGTCAGTTCAAGTTCGAACCCTACCGCGGCCTGTCCACCGCCTTCATCGTCGATACGGTGCAGACCGTCTTCCACTATTACTTCCAGACCGATTCGGTCGAATCCTGTGTGGTGGAAACGGTAAACCAGGGGGGAGACGCCGACACCACCGGCGCCATCGCCGGCATGCTGGCCGGCGCCACCTATGGCGTGGAGTCGATCCCGCCGCGCTGGCTGCGCAAGCTGGACCGCGAGGTCTATGACGAGATTTGTCAGCAAACCGACGCGCTGCTGGCCCGCGCGCCGCTGTTCCGGGAGGCATGACGATGGCTGACGTGACTTTCTTCGAGAAGCCCGGCTGCGGCGGCAACGCCCGGCAGAAAGCCCTGCTGGAGCAGGCCGGTCACCGGGTGATCGCCCGCGACCTGCTGGGGGAGCCCTGGACGCCCGAAACGCTGCGCCCCTTCTTCGGCGACCGGCCGGTGGCTGACTGGTTCAACCGCGCCGCCCCGGCGGTGAAGAACGGCGAGGTGGTGCCGGAGGCGATGGACGAAGCGTCGGCGCTGGCCGCGATGGTCGAACGCCCGCTGCTGATCCGCCGCCCGCTGATGCAGGTCGGCGACCGCCGCGACTGCGGCTTCGAGACCGACCGGGTGGACGCCTGGATCGGGCTGGGCGACGCGGCGCCGGCGGAAAGGAAGATGGAGGGATGCCTGCGGCCCGATATGCCGCCCTGTCCAAAGCCCTGACATGCCCATGGGGCTCCGCCATGTCAACGCGTGACCTCGCCCGCCACCTGTCGTAGCTTGTCGCCCCCAAGGGCGACGACCAGCGGCAGACGAGGACATCATGTGCGAACTCCTGGGCATGAGCGCCAACGTGCCCACGGACATCTGCTTCAGCTTCGCCGGCCTGATGCGCCGCGGCGGGCAGACCGGGCCGCACCGCGACGGCTGGGGCATCGCCTTTTACGAAGGCAAAGGCTGCCGCACCTTCCATGACCCGGCGCCCAGCAGCGAATCGGAAATCGCCCGGCTGGTCAGCCAGTATTCGATCAAGTCCTGCACGGTGATCTCGCACATCCGCCGTGCCAACCGCGGCCGGGTGTCACTGGAGAATACCCATCCCTTCACCCGCGAGCTGTGGGGCCGGGTGTGGACCTTCGCCCACAATGGGCAGCTGAAGGGCATCAAGGACCGTATCCTGACCTTCTACGAGCCGGTCGGCAGCACCGACAGCGAGCATGCCTTCTGCTGGCTGCTCGACCAGATCCGCATGCAGTATCCGGAGCCGCCGAAGACGACCGCCGGGCTGATGAAGCTGATCCGCCATCTGGCCGCCGATCTGGGAACGCTGGGCGTGTTCAACATGCTGCTCAGCGACGGGCGGTATCTGTGGTGCCACTGCGCGACCAACCTGGCCTGGCTGACCCGCAAGGCGCCGTTCGGTGCCGCCACCCTGGTGGATGCCGACATGAGCGTCGATTTCTCCAGGGAGACGACGCCCGACGACGTCGTCACCGTCATCGCCACCCGCCCGCTGACCAGGGACGAGGCCTGGACGGTGATGCAGCCGGGGCAGATGGCGGTCTTCCGCGGCGGGGCGCTGGTGACGCGCTGAACCGGGCGCACCCAGGCCGATTGTTGCTTGTCCAGAGACGATCTTTCGCGCACAGGCCGGCTTAACCGCCGGAAAACAAAGGGGCATCTTGGGCGTCAGAACCCGGCCGGACATGACGGCCGCAACAACCAAGAGGCTCCTTCCGCCATGACCACGATCCTGCATGTCGACTCCAGCCCACTCGGCACCGCCTCCGTCACCCGCCAGCTGACCGCCTCCATCGTCGAGGCCCTGGTGAAGGCCGACCCGGCCGCCACCGTCGTCACCCGCGACGTCGCCGCCAACCCGCCGGCCCATCTGGACGGCGAACTGCTCCAGGTCGTCAAGCTCGGCGTCGTCGAGGGTCTGAGCCCGCGCCAGAGCGAAGAGCTGGCCCTGACCAATGCCCTGCTCGACGAGTTCCTGGCTGCCGATGTCGTCGTGGTCGGCGCGCCGATGTACAACTTCACCATCCCGACCCAGCTGAAGGCCTGGATCGACCGCCTCGCCCAGGCCGGCCGCACCTTCCGCTACACCGAGAAGGGGCCTGAGGGTCTGGCCGGCGGCAAGCGCGTGATCGTGGCGTCCGGCCGCGGCGGCGTCTATTCGACCAACCCGGCGCTGGCCGGCCTGGACCACCAGGAAGCCTATCTGCGCACCGTGTTCGGCTTCTTTGGCATCACCGACGTGACCTTCATCCGCGCCGAAGGCATCGGCATGGGTCCGGAAGCCAAGGACAAGGCGCTGGCCGGCGCCGCGAAGGAGATCGACGGGCTGTTGGCGGCGGCTTGATTGGTTGGGGGCGCTGCACTTGCCCCCACCCTAACCCTCCCCCGCTCTCAGCGGACCTTCGGTCCGCTTGCCGCGTCAGCACAAAGCGGAGCTTTGTGCGAGAGCTAGGCGGGGGAGGGGACAAGTGCTGGTATGGGAGAGTGGCGGCAGTCCCTCCCCCGCCCAGCGGGGGAGGTTAGGTGGGGGTCTAACTCAGCACCTCAAGCCGACACTCCCCCCTACTGGAACGCCACCTCTGCCAGACTGCGCAGCTTGCGGGAGTGCAGCGTCTCCATCCCGTGCGCGCGCAGCAGTTCCATCGCCAGCACGCCGATCTTCAGATGCTGGTCGACCCGCTCGCGGTAGAAGCGGTCGGCCATGCCCGGCAGTTTCAGCTGCCCGTGCATCGGCTTGTCCGACACGCACAGCAACGTCCCGTACGGCACGCGGAAGCGGAAGCCGTTGGCGGCGATCGTCGCGCTTTCCATGTCCAGCGCGATGGCGCGG is part of the Azospirillum lipoferum 4B genome and encodes:
- a CDS encoding NAD(+)--dinitrogen-reductase ADP-D-ribosyltransferase — its product is MADGVAIQDASGRTPKPDLPPDSSQADSPLALRAHRTNLVNVPAATLCSEAYNDEPRRLRIGATRSEHAALFEALDESPDALTASDIFQRYMAELFGVNPDFSGAEGPDGKRRFRASYLRLLKGWMFDSNRAEGAVLKGWVESRFGLLPTFHGEPIRRFASDAWAAYGEQKQSTRFHNNNIHLQLDLLYEFCQWTIRRGWPDAPMPNWASHIRLYRGVNDFAEHHIVARPDKRTAVLRLNNLCSFSIDRDIAGQFGDHILDAWVPLPKVVFFRDILPRYPFQGEGEYLVVGGDYRVGVSLL
- the draG gene encoding ADP-ribosyl-[dinitrogen reductase] hydrolase, yielding MRSPEIRSRALGAYLGLACGDALGATVEFLTKGEIAHQYGVHKHIKGGGWLKLTAGQVTDDTEMSLHLGRAILSGPEWDARRAAEEFAIWLKSVPVDVGDTTRRGIRRFIMHGTLEEPESEYHAGNGAAMRNLPVALATLGDDAAFERWSVEQSHITHCNQLSDSAVIALGRMVRRLVLGGGIVAAREEANALIAKHRQFKFEPYRGLSTAFIVDTVQTVFHYYFQTDSVESCVVETVNQGGDADTTGAIAGMLAGATYGVESIPPRWLRKLDREVYDEICQQTDALLARAPLFREA
- a CDS encoding ArsC/Spx/MgsR family protein; translation: MADVTFFEKPGCGGNARQKALLEQAGHRVIARDLLGEPWTPETLRPFFGDRPVADWFNRAAPAVKNGEVVPEAMDEASALAAMVERPLLIRRPLMQVGDRRDCGFETDRVDAWIGLGDAAPAERKMEGCLRPDMPPCPKP
- a CDS encoding class II glutamine amidotransferase; the protein is MCELLGMSANVPTDICFSFAGLMRRGGQTGPHRDGWGIAFYEGKGCRTFHDPAPSSESEIARLVSQYSIKSCTVISHIRRANRGRVSLENTHPFTRELWGRVWTFAHNGQLKGIKDRILTFYEPVGSTDSEHAFCWLLDQIRMQYPEPPKTTAGLMKLIRHLAADLGTLGVFNMLLSDGRYLWCHCATNLAWLTRKAPFGAATLVDADMSVDFSRETTPDDVVTVIATRPLTRDEAWTVMQPGQMAVFRGGALVTR
- a CDS encoding FMN-dependent NADH-azoreductase codes for the protein MTTILHVDSSPLGTASVTRQLTASIVEALVKADPAATVVTRDVAANPPAHLDGELLQVVKLGVVEGLSPRQSEELALTNALLDEFLAADVVVVGAPMYNFTIPTQLKAWIDRLAQAGRTFRYTEKGPEGLAGGKRVIVASGRGGVYSTNPALAGLDHQEAYLRTVFGFFGITDVTFIRAEGIGMGPEAKDKALAGAAKEIDGLLAAA